In Montipora capricornis isolate CH-2021 chromosome 4, ASM3666992v2, whole genome shotgun sequence, a single genomic region encodes these proteins:
- the LOC138044777 gene encoding uncharacterized protein: MCSVPKYIVFEDELLKLFNRCVICGEEVLEKDLVKKGSMLKITTFCKNSHSKEWVSQPTVKRAAAGNLLLSGAILFTGNTFSRVSEMASTVNLAFPGESDYLNYQNKHLFPVINECWQQEKASVLADLLDRESVTLIGDGRCDSPGYSAKYGTYTMMDTETKNIVDFDVVHVKQTTSSQAMEKLGFQRCLDRALDSGIPVDVVGTDRHTGIKALMRTVYKDRGVEHQVDVWHLCKNIKSKLAKKAKKKGCEELAPWIKSVTNHLWWSSMTCEGNAELLKEKWTSILHHVADKHSWDSSTLYNRCPHDPISATARWKTKWLKAGSPAHEALKEVVMEKRLLNDLELLSKFIHTGALEVYHSLYNKYMPSHKGMSARSQLAALDHNSGTGREQMVTSRGDKQYRYVYPKGMKDWVVKPVFEKKSKQHVRDMMHRVLESRATGEDIEEVEVPDLPRNIAPVPRPPKEELLARHASRFGKKI; encoded by the coding sequence TATGTTGAAAATAACAACATTCTGTAAGAACTCTCATTCAAAAGAGTGGGTTTCTCAGCCGACCGTTAAAAGAGCTGCTGCAGGGAACCTGTTACTTTCTGGCGCAATTTTATTTACGGGCAATACGTTTTCTCGCGTGTCAGAAATGGCTTCTACAGTTAATCTTGCGTTTCCTGGTGAGTCTGACTACCTCAACTATCAAAACAAGCACCTGTTTCCAGTTATAAATGAATGTTGGCAGCAAGAAAAGGCTTCAGTGCTTGCAGATCTCCTAGACAGGGAATCTGTAACTCTCATTGGTGATGGGCGCTGTGATTCACCAGGGTATAGTGCCAAATATGGCACGTATACCATGATGGACACAGAAACTAAAAATATTGTAGATTTTGATGTCGTTCATGTGAAACAAACCACAAGTTCCCAAGCAATGGAAAAACTAGGTTTTCAGCGTTGCCTCGACCGTGCCCTCGACAGCGGGATTCCCGTGGATGTCGTGGGCACTGATAGACATACAGGAATAAAGGCACTGATGAGAACTGTCTACAAAGATCGCGGAGTTGAGCATCAGGTCGACGTTTGGCACCTTTGTAAAAACATAAAGTCCAAGCTGGCGAAAAAAGCCAAGAAAAAAGGATGCGAGGAACTGGCCCCCTGGATTAAATCAGTAACTAATCATCTTTGGTGGTCGTCTATGACATGCGAAGGGAATGCTGAGCTCCTTAAAGAAAAATGGACCAGCATACTGCACCATGTTGCTGACAAGCACAGTTGGGACTCATCCACCCTGTACAACCGTTGCCCACACGATCCCATTTCTGCGACTGCGCGCTGGAAAACTAAGTGGCTAAAAGCAGGTTCACCTGCACACGAAGCTCTGAAGGAGGTTGTTATGGAAAAGAGGCTTCTCAACGACCTGGAACTTCTCTCCAAGTTCATCCATACTGGAGCCCTTGAGGTTTATCACTCGCTCTACAACAAATACATGCCTAGTCACAAAGGAATGTCTGCACGATCGCAGTTGGCTGCTTTAGACCATAACTCGGGAACTGGGCGGGAGCAAATGGTAACATCACGTGGTGATAAGCAGTATCGTTACGTTTATCCCAAGGGCATGAAAGACTGGGTGGTTAAGCCTGTGTTCGAGAAGAAGTCTAAGCAGCACGTGAGGGACATGATGCACCGGGTTTTGGAATCGAGAGCCACAGGGGAGGACATCGAAGAGGTTGAGGTTCCTGACCTGCCAAGGAACATCGCGCCAGTACCCCGCCCACCCAAAGAGGAGCTGCTCGCCCGCCACGCTTCTAgatttggaaagaaaatttag
- the LOC138044514 gene encoding P2X purinoceptor 7-like, which produces MPTETESLCCQEMDVLGDRLDLEGTRYKCIIEHESFRPVCLQPDVLKTALVGLHQVRSDRLEDPPPNASMRLAGYRQFTWWTYNRLGKGNRRIIPSCVVWAIRREYLEESGIYTGYKDAEGNYSWPG; this is translated from the exons ATGCCAACGGAAACTGAAAGTCTTTGTTGTCAGGAGATGGACGTTCTCGGAGATCGCTTGGACCTCGAAG GAACGCGATACAAGTGCATAATCGAGCATGAATCATTTCGACCGGTGTGCCTGCAACCAGATGTTTTAAAAACAGCTCTTGTTGGGCTCCATCAAGTTCGGAGCGATCGTCTAGAAGATCCCCCGCCAAATGC GAGTATGAGATTAGCTGGATACCGTCAGTTTACGTGGTGGACGTACAACAGACTGGGAAAAGGAAACAGACGCATTATCCCGTCTTGTGTTGTTTGGGCCATCCGAAGAGAGTACCTGGAGGAAAGTGGCATCTATACTGGATATAAGGATGCGGAGGGGAACTATTCATGGCCGGGATAA